The genomic DNA TCTCActggaattggttcaaagagagaatatatatTCTCATTCagttatgtacaaaaatataacttaCCTAGTAGGGAAATAGGAGgtgaaggaataaaagaaaagagaaagacaataatTAAAGGGAAGGCAGAGTAAGAAAGTCAgtagttagaagcaaaacagacttttgaggagggtcaGATTAAAAAGGGAGGTAGGTAATACAAGTACtcttatttattcccattttacagatgaaatgaaCTGAGGATCCAAGGATTTATATAACTCATCTAaggtaaatgaaagaaataacagTTTGAAAACCCCAGGAAGCACTAAGgatgtttttttttagggttatcAGGGCTtgttttttcagaattttgtttgtcttttgggAATCCATCAAAATTCATCCCAAGTAGAAAGACCTTGACACAGTCTGTTGTGCATGACAAAGTGTAGATTTCCTTGTGTGGGTTCTGGGTCTGGAGTTCAGAGATTCTGGTGAATTAGGGAAGGTAAAGTCAATGGCTACCTTCAGTAAGGCAAGTTCTTTTCAAATGGAATCATTGAATCCTGGAAGTAGATCAACAGAGCAGACATTCTTGCACAGGTCCTAAATTAATATCAATGAAGAACTGATAATTATACAGAGCAGCATATgacttttcttcaatttattaacTGACAGGTTCTTTCCACTACAGGTCTCAAAGACCATTATTCTCAGATACTATGATCAAATGGCCAGTTTTGTTGGGCAAGTTGTGGGGAGTCCCATGTTTGTGCAATTATCTGGGAAATGATGGCTCCTATAAAAGTGAATTTGAATCagttttccaggttatcttgtaGAAGTGGGGTATTTGGAAGGACCTTCCTGATATAAGCTAAAAGCAGAAAAAGGTTGGTTAGCTCCTACTAACTGCAGGCTCTCTGTTGCCTTGGAAAATGGAGGTGAAACTTAAGTGTGAAAGTATCTGGTGATAATAAGGTTGGACAACTGTTTGTAAATTAAATGTAAGGTAAGCTATATTCTGAAGAGTCACAGTGAAAACAAGTCATCATAGGCATGGTCTAGCCAGTCTAGCCATAAAAAGGACAGGTCATGGAAGGTCAGTCATAAAAAGGACAGACAGAAGTAGAGtccaaaaaagaatagaagaggaAGCCAGGAAAGGGTAGGATACTAATATGGCAGATTAAAAGTAATGACAGAAGTCACAAGGCaagtatgatttaaaaaaatgcttttaatgttttattgacactttaaaaatcattagtCATTCCTAATCATTGCTTCCTCTAAGAACCTTCCTTTGTAATaaagaagtaattaaaaaaattcacatttatctAGTTCCTCAACCCAATCATATAagtgctatttcctttttcattttaagttgAGGAACGATTCAGAGATATAAGGAATTTGCCCATGAACATACAAGTACCAAGTATCTcaggtggtatttgaacccatATTTTTTAGATTTCAAGTCAAGTGGTCTCTCTATTAGGTAATCATATTGGTTATGTCAGGCAATATACAATTCATCCTTCCTATATGAATTTCACCATCAGTCCTTTGGCGTTATTATTGGTCATTACATTACTTagagttctgatttttttcatttttgtttttctttacatcattgtagtcattgtataattatttttttgtttcttttgtttactcTGCATTAGTTAATACaaattttccaagtttctctgaattcaatgtatttattatttcttatggtacaataatattccatttcattcatttataaaccctaatttgttcagtcacttcccATATCCCAAGgcacctacttttttttttcactttttttttttgctgtcacaAACTGTGTGGCAATAAATGTTTTGTACATTTTGACTTCCTTATGctatacctagtagtggtatcagGGGATCAAAGATTATGTGTAGTTCTGTGATTTTTCTATCATACTTACAAATTGCTTCCCAGAACAATTAGGTCAATTCATATCTCTTTACCAACCTAAATTTACCTATCTGTATACTctttctaacatttatcattttcatcttttgtcatctttgccaaattATAGATGATATTCTTAGATGaaacctcaaaattgtttttaatttgccttttttcttttaaaaaaataaatttttattgttatctttttaaaaattaatttgcattgctcctatcaatgaattggaaaattttttcCAGATAGTAATTGGCAGCTTACATTTCTTATATTGAAAATtgacttttcatatcctttgaccacttatatATAGGAAGGATCttcaataaatataatattgaGAATCTGAGTTGATTCCACGAAGTGAAGTTCTCATTGGAATCCACTAGCCAATCATTTGAGagcttcttttatttcttgtgaTTGCCTTATCTTTGGCAATTTGGAAGTCAGGAATATGAGCCCTTAGTCCCTTGAACTAACCAATTCTCAAGGAATGTTTCAACTAACCTAGCATGAATGGGATTGGGTCcagatggagggaaatactgcTCCTATCCCTCTGCAGATATGGAGAGGAACATTCTATGAATGTGAGACAATTTGAGCATACAGGCTGAGAGGGAGAATTAGATAAGGGAAGCTTGAGAGTCTAATTATATGCTGGGCTGTCCTTTTTAATACCTCCATGGGGAAAAAACCCCTACCTCTATAGCATTAAAGTCTGCATCTCTACTGGTACAGACTTATGACCTACTCTCCTAATTAGgttatttatatggtgctttataTGGGATTAAAAAATGGTCCTTGTGTGAGTGGAAAGAAGGATCTCTTCTCAGTGATCTTTTTTGGACACTCTGCTCAAcagttctcttccttttcccactAAAACTTCTCTGAATCCCACCCACAATCCCCTGAGGATCCCCTGTACAGTGTCATTGCACAGGGTGTAAATGAAAGGGTTGAGGAAAGGTGCCACCACACTGCTTATTATGGAGGGTATTTTGTTGATCTCCAAGGTTGCTTTCTGGGAGGGAGTCACATAGATAAAAGCTGTGATGCCTCCAGCTATCACAACAATCGTCAGGTGAGAAGCACAAGTGTTAAAGGCTTTTTTCCTTCCACTGGCTGATGGAATTCTTAAGATGGTCATAATGATGCAAGCATATGAATACCCAGTGAAAATTATGGAAAAGATAATGACTGTTGATGACAGCAGGAAATCCATCAGCTCAATGGATGTTGTGTCTGTACAGGCTAAGGCCAATAGAGGTCCACTATCACAGAAATAGTGGTTAATGATATTGGAGCCACAGAAGGGTAACCTGGAGATGAGTACTGTGGGGGAAAGAACAGATAAGAAACCACCCACCCATGAGAATAGAACCAGCCCAATGCATGCAGAAGGACTCATGATGGTGCTATACCTTAGTGGGTTACAAATGGTAGCATACCAGTCATAGGACATGGATGTCAGTAGAATAAACTTCACTGTCCCCAGGAAGAAGTAGAAATAGCACTGGGTGATACACCCAGCAAAGGAGATGGTCTTATCCCCAGTGGCCAAGTTGTCCATTACCCTCGGGGAAATGACAGAAGTGAAGAGGATGTCCAAGATGGAGAGATTGCAGAGGAAGAAGTACATGGGTGTGAAGAGGTTTGAATGAGACACAATGATGTAAATGATGAGGATATTTCCCAGGAGGGTAATCAGGTATGTGGGCAGAAGGAGCAAGAAGACTAGCAGCTCCACCTCTCTGCTGATAGGAAAACCAAGCAGAATTAATTCAATCACTGTAGTGGTCTGATTCTCCTTGTATGGTGAAGTTATCCTGGATCTCTCCCCATGAAGgagcaataggaaaaaaatctgtagGATAGAACTGAATTGATGAACTCTTTAAGTTTTTTCTAAGCAACTCACAATAGGAAATTAAATCTGTTTTACCTTGGGTATCATAACTTTGGGACATACTAGAATGTtaagaactaggatttgaatttTTCATGGTTTAAAGCAAGGGATATGGACAGGGTGTGTGACTGGACCaaaacctcttctctcccaaGACCTCCCCAAATTCCCACTAAACATAACCTGTTAGAAAACAGACATTAAATCTTCTTAACTCTCTTCTATTTTCAGACCTCTTTATAAACAGTTAAAACTAACAGTAACCACACCTTACAGTTAGGAAATACACAAATGTTAGAGGATTTATGTTGTCCTCAAAAGAATATTGAGATAGGACTTTTAGTGTCATCGCTGCACTAACTAGTTCTGTGACCATGAATcaatcactttatctctctagatctgagtttcctcattttgGAAATGAGGAGTCAGACTGGACTTCTGGTCAGATTTTCATCTTTGAAATTCTATCATTTAATGACATGACAGTGGTTAAACAATGGTTGTGCCTTCCAGTTCCTAGttcccattcccttcccctccatcCCCACCTCAAAACTAAAAGGAAAGCTTATCCTATCCCTGTTTGAAGTAGCTACCTCAAACTTACTGGGTGAGTTTAATCTctgaaaattttcatatatatatatatatattaatggaaCCTATGATTTCAGCAGTGAAGTTCTTCCACCAGTGCAGATCAGCACTTTCCccatcttttacatttttatcactCTGAAGTTCCCTAAGGAGAGAGTTTTGAGGGTCAGCATTCCTTTGCTCTCACTGGATCATCAATCATAGATAAGGAATACCATCTAACTATAAGGAAATGTAGTGCTGTCAATCTCTCACAAGTATCTCACTATATTACTGTAATGAGTTGACTGGCATCCCCCAGAAGCTTTTCCCatcccctcttaattccagtgcctttcttctgtttatttattttctaattatcctacatatttgttcatatttgtttgcatgttgtctctcttaTTAGATTGTAACTCCTtcagggtagggactgtcttttgcctctttttgtatgtTTGGTATTTTACACATCtttcacatagtaagtgcttagtaAATGTCTTCTTGAGCAATTGAATTTATAATCTTTGAGAGTTGCTTaggggcactgagaggttaagtcatttgcccaagatcacatagtccTGATGTGTCAGAGGTAAGATCTGAATTAGGTCTTCTTGGCTTTGAGGCTGGTTCTATATCTATTCTACTACTACTTCCTCTCTTAGGAAAGCAAAGCTATTTATTAATGATTCATGttcttttattttcacaaaaaaaaaaactgcaaaaggtGCATCTTAATTTATGAGTCAGAAGGCTATCTGGTTGCTTTCTATGATTAGTCCCACCTTGAGTCACCTTCTTATCCTCCTTAAACTGGATGCTGATGGAAACTCCACTTTTTTGTGTTTGACTCTGCTGGTTGTCTTACTGCtgtcatatattttctttatagtcACCACTTGATCCCCAATAGATATTCATGGTAAAATAtttcataagcatttattgactttttctcaACTCATTTGGATTATCCACCCAACTTCTTTGACCTTGCATCAACTTTACAGGATCAAatgttatttgtaaaaaaaaaaaaaagtgcttaccATCATGACTGGCATAAAGCATACAAatactctcttcccctccctttattTCTTGCTATAAATTCTTCCCTGACAAGTATGTGAGCCCTAATGGCAGCTTATTAGAAAAgcctaattaaattttatttttcttacacaCAATGCAAAAATTTGATCTTTGACTCTCACAAAGTCAGTCATGCAATCTGAGTTGGAAAGGAATAGTCTAACCtatatctgaattttaaaaattccctttATAAGATTCTTGAGAAATAATCCAGTCTTTGTCTGAAGACCTCTGGTGAGGAGAAATCCATTACTTCTTCCAACTGAGTGCTGTTTTTAAAGTTCTATTGGCCTTGTCTGATATTTGGCTAAATATTGGAAGAGAGGCAGTGGGAATcatccagattaaaatgtaattgggaaatatttaacaaaataaataaaaatacaatagaacacagATAATGCTaaaatgtgattttctaagtcaacatgccACCCAAAAGAGACCTTATCTATGGTTTAGTCTAGATACACAGAACTGTCTGATATAACAGGAACTTCTTACAGTTTCCTGCTATCTGATCAATTCAGGAACAAACACTGGAGCTTATTCTTTGAGGTGATTtgttatttccctcccccccccctttctcttccttctctttagaATTAGAACTGGAAATTCATTTCATCTTAAATCATTCTACCCCCaagtttccctttctcctctaaaTCAAGCAACTCTGTCTTTGTTATGCCCTGATACAAAGTAAGTATatgggtgttgtttttttttttttaaggcactgGATTTTCCATTAAAAGACTTCAGTAcaaattctgattctgctatTTACTACTAGTTAGACCTAGGAAAAGTCACAAATGTCCTGGGCCATAGTTTCATTTGAAGAGTTAAATTAGTTGGACTAGATGGATGGACTAgatttttcaagttcttttcaGTCTTAAAGTCCTTATCTTAGCTTCAAAAGAGGGAGAATAAAAAATTACCAACTAGGCACCATGCTCTTTCCCTGCTTGAACTTCTATTTTGCAACTATACCATAAGATTTTAGAAACTGACAGGCCATCAGATCTTTAACAATTTTGATTCCCTAAACAAGAAACTTGAAATGCTctgaaacaagttttaaaaaaataaattcaaggggtggctaagtggttcagtggatagagcaccagccctggagtcaaatttTGGGGAAACTACCCTCATCTTCGAGACCGATGAATTTGGGACACTGCCTCTTCTTAAAGGTGGAGACTGGTCTGCTAGTCAAGTCagtaaatttattaagcatctactattatGGTAATTTCTGGAGATACAAGGGAGAGCAGTCCCTGCCCCTAAGAAGCTTCTGGTTCaaaggggagacaacatgaaaaaaaaGCTATATATGGTGTAAAATGGGTGTATTTTaagagggaaggcattaacaTAAAGGACTAGGAAACATTTCTTGCAATTAGGACTTCTGTAATATTATTATACTACTTTTGGATGCTACTTAGGGCTATATTAGAAAGAATAAACCTAGGTCTTATGAAGGAGTGGGAGAGGAAGACTGCCAACTAGtaactattttaatttattattcttgATAACTGGGTGCTAAATTCAGTTGTTTCTAAGGTGCTAAGGTGTACTATTAGCACCTTCTAAATGTGGCCCTTTGATGAAGCAAAGTTTTGATCATTTAGCTTTACCTATGGCTCCTCAGGTCCTAACCTGAGGTCAATATGTAAAGTATCAACATTATAATGACATACAGTTAAAATCTGTTATAAGGAGCCTCATTATTGTTTCAGTTATATTAAGGATCAAATCACATCCCTCAGGTGcatctctctctcacacacacttaAGCATAGGAAGTTAAACTTTGCTGTTAACGGTGGTaagctttttctcttcagttaCATCATCCCATTGTAATTCATATATAAAATCATCTTATTCTAGTCATTACATGTTGTTTGCTACTGAGAATGAAGGCCATTTTCTCCACTCCCTTGTCCAGGATAGCAATGTTCTTACTTCTGCAGAGAGAATTGAAAGCAGTCCCTTCTCaactttttattatctctaatagaATCAGTAAATTTGAGACTACAAAATACTCACATTACCCTAACCGAGATAGGCAATGGCAGAATCTTGGATCCATTGTTCCATTGAGCAACTGGCTTGCAGGTGTTGCTGTTATTTTTGACCTCAGAGATCTCAGAATTCTAGGACCACCACTGCTTCCCAGAGGCT from Macrotis lagotis isolate mMagLag1 chromosome 4, bilby.v1.9.chrom.fasta, whole genome shotgun sequence includes the following:
- the LOC141522779 gene encoding olfactory receptor 6J1-like, producing the protein MMRSRITSPYKENQTTTVIELILLGFPISREVELLVFLLLLPTYLITLLGNILIIYIIVSHSNLFTPMYFFLCNLSILDILFTSVISPRVMDNLATGDKTISFAGCITQCYFYFFLGTVKFILLTSMSYDWYATICNPLRYSTIMSPSACIGLVLFSWVGGFLSVLSPTVLISRLPFCGSNIINHYFCDSGPLLALACTDTTSIELMDFLLSSTVIIFSIIFTGYSYACIIMTILRIPSASGRKKAFNTCASHLTIVVIAGGITAFIYVTPSQKATLEINKIPSIISSVVAPFLNPFIYTLCNDTVQGILRGLWVGFREVLVGKGRELLSRVSKKDH